GCCCGCAGGCGCAGTTGGGATTGGGCATAGAGGGCCAGGGAGTCCAGCTTCACCGGCTTGGCCGGGGCGGCCTGGGGCAAGGGCTGGGGCGTGGGAACCTGCCGGGAGGGGCCGGTGGCGCAACCGGTGGCCACCAGCAGGCACAAAGCCAGCCCGGCCGCCAGCCGGAGGGGGCGGAGCACCGAAACCGCGCGGCCCGCGACGGGCCTAATCGCCTTCCACCAAGTCGGCAAACTGTTCCTCGAAGTTGGGTATACGCTCGCTGAGCCGTTCCTTGAGCTTTTCCATGAGCCGCACCTGGAGCTGCCGGATGCGCTCCCGGCTCACGCCGTGCTCCTCGCCCAGGTCGTTCAGGGTCATGGGGTCCTCGGACAGGAGGCGGCGGTCCAGGATGTCTTTTTCCTTGTCGTCCAGAGTCTCGCGCACGGCCATGAGCTCGTCGTGGAAAAGCTGCCGGAGCTCCTGGTTGGCCAGCTCGTCGTCCAGGTCGGGCTGCTCCTCGTCGGTCAGGAAGCTCTGATGCGCCTCGTCGGAGTCCTCGCGCACCGGGGCGTCCAGGCTCAGCTCCCAGGAGTCAAGTCGCTGGGACATCTCGATGACGTCTTTCTCGCTGACCCCCAGGCGGGTGGACAACAGCTTGGGGCCGGGGGTGATGCCCTGGGCCTGGAGCTTTTCCTGCTCGCGCTTGAGATTGTAGAACAGCTTGCGCTGGGCCTGGGTGGTGCCCAGGCGCACCAGGCGCCAGTTGTCCATGATGAACTTGAGTATGTAGGCCTTGATCCAGAAAGAGGCGTAATAAGAGAACTTGATGCCCCGGAAGGGGTCGAACTTCTGCACCGCCTGCAACAGGCCGATGTTGCCTTCCTGGATAAGGTCCAGCAGGTTGCGCATCCAGTAGCGCTGGTGATCCATGGCGATCTTCACCACCAGGCGCAAATTGCTGGTCACCAGCTTGGCGGCCAGGTCAGGGTCGCCGGTCTCGTAATAGGCCTTGGTAAGCTCCAGCTCCTGTTCGCGGGTAAGCAGGGGGTAGTGGCGGGCCTCCCACAGATAGCGTTGCAAGGCGCTGGCCTGGGCGGGGGGGCCTCCGGCGGGCATGGGCACCAGGCCGCCGCCCTCCTTTAAGCCGTCGTCCACTTCAGCATCATCGCCATCGCCGTCCTCGGGCCCGGAAAAGTCCAGGTCGAGCTCCTTGCCCTCCTCGGGGTTGGGCTCCTCCTCGGGCTCGGGGTCCAGCACCTCGGGCTCCACCACCGGCGGAGTCGCCTCGGGGGCGGTCTTCTTCCGGCTGGTGGTGCTGCTTTTCTTTTTGCTGGTCTTGGCCGGGGCTTTGGCTTTGGATTTTGCTTTGCTTTTCTGTGCCATGTCGCCTTTCGCGGCGGGATCTGCCCAAACAGCCTTTGCAGCGCCCATAATTGGGTTAAGATAGGCACCTGGGCCGGGGACGAAAAGTCCGCTTGATTAAGAAGATACTAGCCGCCATGCCCAGCGGCAACCAAAAAGGAGCTTCCATGCCGCCCGCCGCCCTTCCCGCGCCCCCCCAAGGTCTCGGACACTATTGGCTGCGCCGGGACTGGGGCTGGCTGCACCTGGTATCCGGCGGCCAAGGCCCGGCCCTGTGGCTGGTGCACGGCCTGGGCGGCAGCGCCCACGACTTCTACGCCCTGGCCCCCTATCTGCAAGAGCGCTTCACTTTGCTCATCCCGGACCTGCCCGGCTCGGGCGACTCGGACAAGCCGGACCTGGCCTACTCGCCCCGATTGTTCGTGGAGGAGCTGGCCGAAGTATCCGTCGAGCTGGGCCTGGAGAGCGCCTTTTGGCTGGGCCACTCCATGGGCGGGCAGATCGTGCTCACCCAGGGTCTGGAGCGGCCGGAGCTGACCCGGGCGGTGGTGGCGGTGTGCCCGGCCGGGGGCCACAAGCGGGTCGGCCGGCTCCAGCGTCTAGCGTTGTCCCTTTTCGCCCGGCCCGACGGCCACCTGCGCATTTACCACCGATCCTTGATTGCCCTGTGGATACGCAACATCTACGGCGACCCCAACCATCCCTCCCGCCAGGAGCTGACCCGCCGGGTGCAGGCCCAGTGGGACTCCCTGGAAGGCCCCTTGGTGGAGCGCTCCTTCGTGCGAGCGGGCCGGACTCTGCTGGAGGAGCCCCTTTGGCATCGCCTGGACACCATGAGCGTGCCGGTGATGATGGTGGGCGGCCGCAAGGACCGCATCACCCCTGCACGCCATGTGGGACGCCTCTTGGGCCACCTTCCCTACGGCACCCCCTTTCACCTGCTTCCTTGCGGCCACATGCCGGTGTACACCCGGCCCCAGGAACTGGCCCTGCTGGTGTCCGGCTTCCTGGGGGAGATTGCCT
This region of Desulfarculaceae bacterium genomic DNA includes:
- a CDS encoding RNA polymerase factor sigma-32; the encoded protein is MPAGGPPAQASALQRYLWEARHYPLLTREQELELTKAYYETGDPDLAAKLVTSNLRLVVKIAMDHQRYWMRNLLDLIQEGNIGLLQAVQKFDPFRGIKFSYYASFWIKAYILKFIMDNWRLVRLGTTQAQRKLFYNLKREQEKLQAQGITPGPKLLSTRLGVSEKDVIEMSQRLDSWELSLDAPVREDSDEAHQSFLTDEEQPDLDDELANQELRQLFHDELMAVRETLDDKEKDILDRRLLSEDPMTLNDLGEEHGVSRERIRQLQVRLMEKLKERLSERIPNFEEQFADLVEGD
- a CDS encoding alpha/beta hydrolase, whose amino-acid sequence is MPPAALPAPPQGLGHYWLRRDWGWLHLVSGGQGPALWLVHGLGGSAHDFYALAPYLQERFTLLIPDLPGSGDSDKPDLAYSPRLFVEELAEVSVELGLESAFWLGHSMGGQIVLTQGLERPELTRAVVAVCPAGGHKRVGRLQRLALSLFARPDGHLRIYHRSLIALWIRNIYGDPNHPSRQELTRRVQAQWDSLEGPLVERSFVRAGRTLLEEPLWHRLDTMSVPVMMVGGRKDRITPARHVGRLLGHLPYGTPFHLLPCGHMPVYTRPQELALLVSGFLGEIA